ATATCATTTAAACATGCATTATTATCTGAAGAATCATATCTGTTGTATCTAAGTATAAATTCCTTGaaatcattaaataattcttcAGTATATACTCGATTAAGAATATTATATActtctttatataatatatagctAATATACCAGCACCCCATTCTGTCATTATGGTAATAAATAATAGGGTGATTCATATAACTGAAGAGTTCACTAAAAactgttttatatttagattTAATAGATTCGTGAATTTTTGATGCCTTTAAGATATTATCCAATGATATGGATTCAGAAGTATAGCTTCTCGTCGCATCGAACCTACGTTTTAATTCAGAGTATTTGTCATATGTcatatactaaaaaaaaaaatattaattaaaatatataaaatgattaaatgaaattattatgatataaattttataattatatatgtttgcaaataattaaaataaagagctctatatatatatattaatgaacGAAAAATA
This Plasmodium cynomolgi strain B DNA, scaffold: 0741, whole genome shotgun sequence DNA region includes the following protein-coding sequences:
- a CDS encoding hypothetical protein (putative), whose translation is YMTYDKYSELKRRFDATRSYTSESISLDNILKASKIHESIKSKYKTVFSELFSYMNHPIIYYHNDRMGCWYISYILYKEVYNILNRVYTEELFNDFKEFILRYNRYDSSDNNACLNDMLYVEPLIFRIMDYLYRLYELYINYKTMNEHLPNPNCKDFLAFLYLYNSFVRTYKSGTTFFNNVLQNFHKEINNAVLNYQAKCTGVTFNVDNLNLYSPIKPPESVVLESVVKHENNQN